The region TTGATATAGGATGTATTTCACTAAATGTTTGACCATATTTAGATTTACCAACTATATTAACCTCAATATTTGAAAAACTTTTTTCTCCAACTTGAAACGTTAATTTTGAAAGAAATCCTGAACCTGTTCTAAAACTTTCCACAGCTTGGTAATCTAAAATCTTATATCCATGTTCTAATTGTATATTTATTGAATTTGTTGCAACATCTTCACTTAATAAATTTTTTTCTTCATAAATAGACACATCTTTTTTAATATCATTTATATCATAAATAAAGATATCTTTTTTCTTTTTCTTTCTTTTTTTCTCTTTTTCAAAAATAAATCTAATATTGTTTTCATCTTTGTTGATTTCTAAATTTTCTAAATTATTATCATCTAAACTTTGAAGTTTTTCACTAACATATGAAAAGCATTTTTCATCTGCTGTTTCAACTCCACCATTGTGTAATATTGTAGGATAGATATTTAATTGTGAAATTTGATTATTGGAAAACTCTAATTTAAACATTGCTGAGTATTTTAAATATTCATTACCAGCAATAGTATCTACTAAAAATGTACCCATATCGTATATTATTGGTTTATTTTTATAAACTTCCATTCCTAAAAGAAGATGGGAAGAGTGTCCAAGGATAGCATCACACCCAAAATCAATCAATTTTTTTGCTTGAACTCTTAACTCTTCTTCTGGATTATCTACCCAGTTTTCTGTCCAATGGGGAGAAACTATTATAAAATCAGCATGCTCTTTTGCTTTTTTAATAATCCCTTCTAAAGTTGATGAGATATTTTCTATCTTACTAATATAAAATATTCCACCCCTTTCATCTGTTGCAAACAATGTTTTTGGTTTAACTGTACAAAAACTAATTACTGCAACAATGCTATCTTTAACTTTGATATACATTGGTTTTTTTGATTCAGCTAAGTTTTTTCCACTTCCTGAATTTGGTATATTCATAAAATCTAAAAACTCTTTTTGAAAAACAACACCCTCTTCACCATAATCCATAGCATGATTATTTGCAGTTATTACAGCATGAAAATTTGAGTCAATTAAAAGTTGAGCTAACTTTACACTACATCTAAAATAGTAAGGATTTTTCTCTCTTTTAGGAAATAGTTTACCTTTGTGAGTTATAACTGTTTCAAGATTGCAAAGATTTAAATCACTATTTTTTAAGTATTCTAAAGTATTTCCAAATATTTTTTCAATGGAATCTTGCTCATAAAACTTATGCATTCTGCGAGCAAGTATTAAATCCCCTACTGCTGTTAAATTAAAATTCTTCATCTAATCCCTTTAATAACTTCTCAAATATTTCTCAGATAAATTTATAAAACTATTTATCTCTTGTTTTTCTATTTGACATTTTTCTTTTATTGTTTTAGTTAATGCTTTTAATAAAAATATATTATTTGATTTTGATTTCTGCTGTTTTGCCGGCCACTCTAAATAGTTATTTAAATTTTTTGCTTTTGTTGCATATATACTTTGTTCTTGTAAATTATCTAATAAAGATTTATAAAACTCTGTGTTTTTAAATCCATTTGAGATTTTAGGGAACTGTAAATACTCAGGTATTTTATACTTTTTAAAAGTTAAGTTTTCAGAATCTTCACAATATTTACCTAAACTATTCCAAAAAGATGCAGCATTATATCCTTGAGAAAAAAGGGATAATAACTCTTTTTGAGTTTTAGGAAGTTTTCTATTTTTTATTTTTTTATTTTCTAAACTATATTCAAGCCATCTTGATGAACCTTCAGAAAACCAATCGTTTCTTAATCTTGTTTTTGCATTTTGGTAAATATGTGTCATTTCGTGAAAAGGGATAAGGTTGTCATTTTTAAAATCTTTATTAATAGTCATTGAAATAACGGAACCTCTATGTAAATTGTATTTTTTTGTAATAGAAAATCTAGAAAGTACATTCTTATTTGAAGTATATGCTTTTGATTTTACATCTCTAATTTTTATATCTATATATTTTGAACCTCTTAAAACAAAAGGACTATTAGAATAGTTTAAAGGATCTTTTAATAAAAAATAGTTTTCTAAAATATTTTTAGAAAAAACTAATTGATACATTAAACTCTCTATTTTATCTGGTACTAAATTTTTATTTTTATCTTCAATATTCTTTATTGCATCTTTTCCAGATAAAGAATAAAATATTCTAAAATTATCGTACATATAAGAGTATTGATAATCCTTTGAATTTAAATCTTTATAAGATTTTCCACCATTGTTAATAAATTTTTCAACTAAGTTATTAACAGGTTTTGTAATAGTTTCTTCATTTTTAAAAACTTTTTCTAAATTAAAATTTTGTTTTATTATTTTTGCATTTCTTTTTATCATAGAAACTTGTTCTTTATTAAAACCAATATTTCTTTGTCCACCACTACCTTTACAATTACTTGAACTAGACATAATATTTGTATCGCTGTTATATTTGGCATCTTTTACACAAACATGTCCTAATCCAAAACAATGTCCCATCTCATGTTCTTCAGGACTTTGTTTAGTATGGTTTAATCTTTTCCAATCTAATAAAATAAAAGGATGGGAAGCTTTATTAAAAGCTCCCCTTGAAGTGGTATATTTATCATAACCATAAAAAGGAGAATAACTATCTATAACATATATATTTATCGCTTTTGTATCCCTAACTTTTATATCTTTACAAGTAAAATATTCCTTATAAACTCTTTTTTTATTGTATTTTTCTTTTGTATCTCCCAAACGAATAAACTTACATTTAGAATTTTTTATATCTTTATAAAAGGATGCTGATTTAAATCTAAAATTTATTAATTTATCTTTGTTTTCACTTACAAAATATTTATTTAAAATATCTACTTCTTTTTTTAATTGTTTTAATGTAGCTTTTTTATGTGCTTTGTCATTTTTTGTCAAAACAGCAAAATGTATATCAAAAGTTGGAAACTCATTTGCAAACAATATTTTTGAAAATAAAAATATAGAAAGAAAAAAAGATATTTTTATCATGGGATTACTTTATTTGTTTTTTAGAGCCAAGTTTAAAAATCCTTGAACTTATAGTTGCAAGTTTTAAGTACCCATTTCCCATTATAAATAATAAATCATTTTCTTGTAAATTTTCCCTTAAACTATCAAAAATTTTATCTTTATCATTTGTATCCATAATAACTTTTTTCTTCATTTCCTCATTTAGATTCTCATGAAGATAGTTTAAATATGGTCCTGTTGTATATAATAAATCAATAGGTGCATCATTTATATATGAGGCTAAAGCTGTATGTTGTTCTTTTGTAAATGAATTATCTTCTTCAGTTGAAGAACCTCCAATAACAGCTACAATTCTTCTATTTCCTTTTATATTTTTTAAATCTAAAAGTGCAGATCTCATCCCTTCAATTGCACCTCTTAAAGATTGATCATAATATAAAATCTTTTTATTATCAAAAACCACTTCAAATAATCTTCCCATTGTTTCATAACAAATTAAATTTTTATAGTTTTCACTAACTTTACTTATATTTTGAGATAATAAAGCAGCTACTAATAAGGCTGCAACACTTTGTAAAGGAGCATGATTTTGAAACATAGGAACTGTATAATCAACAATATTGTCTCTAATATTTGCTTTTACATCCCATGTAAAATCTTTATGATTAAAAGTGTTTTCTAATAAAAAGGCATCGGCATTGTTTTCTTTACTAAAAGTAAATATTTTAACATCAGGTCTTAATTCTTTTATTTTGTTCTTTAGTATCTCATATGTATCCATATCTTCATTTAAAATACAAAAACCATTAGGAACCATCCCAACTACAGCAGAAGCCTTTGCTTTTATAAAATTATCTAATGTTTTATGTACTCTCATATGATTTGGAGTAACATTTGTAAATACTACAATATTTGGTTTTACTATTTCACTTCTTTCAACACCCACTTCATATCTTGCTGCACCTGAAACTTCTAATATCTCTACCTTATCATCTTTTTTCATACTTAAAAGAGAATATAAGATTGGTAATTTTACATTTGCACTATTGATTATTGCATGGGTATTGATTAGGGGTGAAAGGATATGATGCAATTGGGTTTTAAATCCAGTTTTTCCTACACTTCCTGCAACTAAAACTCTTATAGGATTTAACTCATCTCTAATAGCACAAGCAACTTTTTCCATTGCTTTATTTACATCATCAACAACTAACATAGGTTTATTAAAAAATTGTGCATACTCTTTTTTATCAATAACTACAGCTGAAACTTTTTTTCTAAATATTTTTAATAATTCATATTCGATATCTATTGATTCTTTTCTCCATTTATCAAGTGCAATTGCAAAACTTAAATTACCCTCTTTTAAAACCCCATGGGTTCCAATTCCTGTAAAGTTAATGTTCTCTTTACAATTTATCCAATAGCCTTTTGTTATCTCTTTTAGTTTTTGTGCATCTAGATATATTTTTTCACTCATAATTATCCAATCTGTTCTCTTTTCCCTAAAGATAAAATATATTGACCAACATTGCCTAGTCTTAAATATGCACTTCCCATTACAAAAACACAATCATCATTTTCTATGTTTTTTATAAGATCTTCAACTAATAATTCTCTGTCATCACTATGCAGTTTTAATTTAGATTTTAATTCATCATTTAAGTTATCATGTAGATAATTTAAATACGGACCTGTAGTATAAAGTAAATCAATATCACTCTCATTTAAAAGTTTAGCAAGTTTTTCATGTTGTAATTTTGTAAATTCACCATCCTCTTCAATGGATGAACCACCTAAAAGTGCTATCTTTTTACCCTTGATTTTAAAGTTTTTTAAATCATTTAAAGCTGATTCCATACCTTGTATAGAGCCCCTTAAAGACTGGTCATAAAAAACAAAACTCTTTTTTTCTTCTGTAATTCTAAAAAGTCTACCCATTGTTTGAAAGGTACTAATGTTTTTATAATTTAATGCAGCCTCTTTTATATCATAACCTAAACTATCAACAACTAATAAAACTCCTAAACTCTGTATTGGAGCATGATTTTGAAACAATGGTAACTTATACTCAATCTCTTTTTCGTTTATCATAGCTTTTATATTCCAAGAGAAATCATCTGAATTAAACTCTTTTGAGATAATATGTGCATTATTCTCTTTTGATTCACCAAAAGTGATAATCTTTGCATCTTCTCTAATCTCTTTAATTACAGTTTTTAATTCTTGGGCATATAAAGCATCATTGTTTACAATACAAATACCATTTTCTTTTAAACCTTCAACTGCTGAAGCCTTGTTTCTAATTAGGTTTTCTACACTTTTATGAATATCCATATGAACTAAATTTATATCTGTAAAAACACAAATATTTGGAGAGATAATTTTACTTCTACTTACACCCCAACTATATTTTGCTGCACCTGATACTTCAACTATCTCAACTTTGTCATCACTTTTTAAACTTGCTAAAGAGTACAAAATTGGAAGTTTTATATTTCCACTATTTAAAATTGCATGGGTATTAACAATATCTTTTAAACAAGTATGCAATTGTATTTTAAAACCTGTTTTTCCTACAGTACCCCCTACAAATACCGTTTGAGGATTAACTTTTTCTCTTACTTCAATTGCAACTTTTCTTAACATTGAAGTTACATCATCCACAACAAGTACTGGTATTTTTAAGCCTTTTGCATACTCTTCTCTATCAACAACAATTGTGTTTACACCTTTTTTTACACAAGAGTTTATCCTTTCCATAATAACTTCAGAAGAAAGGTTTTCTTTTCTCCAATCTGATAAAGATACAAAAAAACTAATAAAACCTTTTCTAGCATCGCTGTGAGTTCCAACTCTTGAGTATAAAATATTTGGATTAAAATTAATCCATTTCCCACCTGTTATTTTTGTTAAATTTTCAGGAGTCAAATATATAGAATCTTCAATATTTAAAGGTATTTCAAAAGAGAATTTCTCAATAGTAGAAATAAACTTTGAAGCCATATCTTTGAACTTTGAAATCTCTTCAGCTGAAGCTTCTTCTATAGAGTAGTTATATAGTTTTTCATTTGGATTTTCTAATAATTTCTTAGTGCATTCCATCCCTTTTTTTATCTCATAAGCATACTCCTTATAAGAATAGGTACCATCAAAGTTTGGATTTTCAATCATTGTTGGTAATAAACCTTTATATAACAATAGATGATTTGTCAAAGTTAAAAATGTTCTACAGTTTCCATCTGGGAAAGGGTGTAATAACTCAATCTCCTGAATAAACTTAGCTATTTCACTTATGATATTATCTTCACCTTCTAGTTTTTGTAGTTTTTGATTAAATCTATTTACAATCTCTTCCATTTTTTTTGCAAATTGAAGTTGCACATAAGCTTTAGCTTCATAAAACTCTACAAAACTTCCTTTTTGATCCAAGATATTTTTAGTCTTTTCATCCAACTCTGGAAACCAAGGATTAAATTGTAGTTTTCCTCTTTTCATTAATCGTTTATATACATCAAAAACATCTAAATCTTTCGCAGATTTTTCAAAACCTTTATTATGAAAAAGCTTTACATTGTCATTTTTTCTTAATTCAAATAACTCTTTAAAAAACTCTAATGTTGTTCTTGCAGCAAAAAATTTAAAACCAGTTTCTTCACATCTTAAATCTCCTGGTGAAGCTTCCCTTAACGTTGAATGAACATTAAACATACAAATATGATGAAGGTTTCTTAAATAGTGGCAACTAACACCTTTTGATAAATCAAAATTTTCTAGCATATGGGTATATGCATTAATCATCCCTTGCGTTGAACCATTCTCTTGATTTTCATAACCTGTCCAACCACGATATTTTTTATGAAACCTTCCATCAATAAAAAGTCTCCATAATTGTCTTTTATCAATCTTTTTTAAAGCACTTATACCATCCATTAAATTACCCTTCACTCATATAAACTATTTTAATACTTTTAATAATCTTGCAAAAAAGCAAGCTGCATGTTGTACAGAATCAACCCTTACCCATTGTCTAGTTAATTTAAACCTAAAGCTATGTAGTGCTTTTTTAGGATTTATATGACAATAGTTTGATTTTTCATCATGAAAAGTTTTCATCAAACCTTCTGCACTTAACAACATATGCTCCATTATCCACGAAACCTTCTCTTCATCTTCTAAATATTTAGCCAAATAATAAGCACTAACTACACCTTCACATCTTGAAGCATCATGATAAACATGGTCTCCAAACTGATAAAAGAACCCACCTATATAATCTTTATTTCTTTTCAAAGTATTATATTCTGTATACATATGCTTAAACATCTGTTTTGTATCATTAAATACAAAATCTATATAAGCTTGTTTTTTTAAGCCATCTACTTTTACCCACTCCTCAATTGCTTGCATAAGCCATGCATCTGCTGGTAAGGGTTCAAATAAATAATCATACTTTATGGGTCTAATATCAACTAAAAAATCTAATGCTTTTTCACTTTTTTCTTTTATCTCTTCTTGAAGTTTTTCATCGACATTTTTCATATGTCGATAGTATAAAGCTAGACCCAAAAGAGCTTCACCGGGATAATAAAAAGAGAATAATTCTTTTTTTGTTTCATCATCAGGATTAATTATTGGTTTCCCATCATTATATTTAGGATGGATATAATAACCAATCATTTCACCCTCTTCATCAATTCTACTAAGAATATGTCTTACTAGACCCTCCATATATTTATTATATTTATTACTTTTAGAATTAAGATAATAATGCATTAAAGATACAAGTCCTATTCCAGCCCCACCAAGTTTAGATTTTTTGTTAAAAAAAGGGAAACAAGAATATTTTCCATCTATTTTTTCTTCTTTAAATGTTGAGATAAAAAAATCAATTGAATCTTTTGCTTTTTCTAAATAACTCTTTTCACCTGTTAATTCATATCCTCTAAGTAAAGTTATCGTTCCACCACTATGTCTTAATATATTATTATATAAAGG is a window of Halarcobacter sp. DNA encoding:
- a CDS encoding protein containing Six-hairpin glycosidase-like domain protein gives rise to the protein MIKTVENLFNDIREALSYNKPFVATNKNKIDFDPKISQIYITLFQEAQRPIRWGSKKNTFEDSINRVIFKLRTNPNFLNFNLLDKTKCRILFEIVTKEYPCNIRNLTTMKMNSPNRFEPGVNGLKWKYKNILHYFMPTDAYTKSIMSVNQLLNFLSKQCDIAKRTNKISERVHLMRREDIEYTFIDSKAYVSYENQVLELQRGYPLPVDFNKEIVYDKTIKSINWLVENMNDNGSFLYFYDPYKNTIVDDMHPNMIDPLYNNILRHSGGTITLLRGYELTGEKSYLEKAKDSIDFFISTFKEEKIDGKYSCFPFFNKKSKLGGAGIGLVSLMHYYLNSKSNKYNKYMEGLVRHILSRIDEEGEMIGYYIHPKYNDGKPIINPDDETKKELFSFYYPGEALLGLALYYRHMKNVDEKLQEEIKEKSEKALDFLVDIRPIKYDYLFEPLPADAWLMQAIEEWVKVDGLKKQAYIDFVFNDTKQMFKHMYTEYNTLKRNKDYIGGFFYQFGDHVYHDASRCEGVVSAYYLAKYLEDEEKVSWIMEHMLLSAEGLMKTFHDEKSNYCHINPKKALHSFRFKLTRQWVRVDSVQHAACFFARLLKVLK
- a CDS encoding Mur ligase family protein, whose amino-acid sequence is MSEKIYLDAQKLKEITKGYWINCKENINFTGIGTHGVLKEGNLSFAIALDKWRKESIDIEYELLKIFRKKVSAVVIDKKEYAQFFNKPMLVVDDVNKAMEKVACAIRDELNPIRVLVAGSVGKTGFKTQLHHILSPLINTHAIINSANVKLPILYSLLSMKKDDKVEILEVSGAARYEVGVERSEIVKPNIVVFTNVTPNHMRVHKTLDNFIKAKASAVVGMVPNGFCILNEDMDTYEILKNKIKELRPDVKIFTFSKENNADAFLLENTFNHKDFTWDVKANIRDNIVDYTVPMFQNHAPLQSVAALLVAALLSQNISKVSENYKNLICYETMGRLFEVVFDNKKILYYDQSLRGAIEGMRSALLDLKNIKGNRRIVAVIGGSSTEEDNSFTKEQHTALASYINDAPIDLLYTTGPYLNYLHENLNEEMKKKVIMDTNDKDKIFDSLRENLQENDLLFIMGNGYLKLATISSRIFKLGSKKQIK
- a CDS encoding CapA family protein, with amino-acid sequence MKNFNLTAVGDLILARRMHKFYEQDSIEKIFGNTLEYLKNSDLNLCNLETVITHKGKLFPKREKNPYYFRCSVKLAQLLIDSNFHAVITANNHAMDYGEEGVVFQKEFLDFMNIPNSGSGKNLAESKKPMYIKVKDSIVAVISFCTVKPKTLFATDERGGIFYISKIENISSTLEGIIKKAKEHADFIIVSPHWTENWVDNPEEELRVQAKKLIDFGCDAILGHSSHLLLGMEVYKNKPIIYDMGTFLVDTIAGNEYLKYSAMFKLEFSNNQISQLNIYPTILHNGGVETADEKCFSYVSEKLQSLDDNNLENLEINKDENNIRFIFEKEKKRKKKKKDIFIYDINDIKKDVSIYEEKNLLSEDVATNSINIQLEHGYKILDYQAVESFRTGSGFLSKLTFQVGEKSFSNIEVNIVGKSKYGQTFSEIHPISNGVYNSIHWKKDDIVVDEVCLRINRRVQPGIYKLYCALIDTQTNDYIKTIDGKDFVELSEIYILPELVSNLASGIDWDGKLKETVKRKFEDEFMNEPERYLLEGIRKEFIDGNKFDKNFSLRAFEQKYKFNSSLSLIYLTLFQDGKGSTKWGSRRKDLKSALLRDIEKIQSKRNYSKFDLEDENCGILLEMVIDKIDIPVDELLKEEILFDENKLGYEFQFDDKIDVLVTEAECKYFNLYTNRQKIVFSLIKYGITEFDDLETFLRENYEKIVYRKVKTVALVNYQGNTNGYVTFKNIDSIIFS
- a CDS encoding Mur ligase family protein, whose product is MDGISALKKIDKRQLWRLFIDGRFHKKYRGWTGYENQENGSTQGMINAYTHMLENFDLSKGVSCHYLRNLHHICMFNVHSTLREASPGDLRCEETGFKFFAARTTLEFFKELFELRKNDNVKLFHNKGFEKSAKDLDVFDVYKRLMKRGKLQFNPWFPELDEKTKNILDQKGSFVEFYEAKAYVQLQFAKKMEEIVNRFNQKLQKLEGEDNIISEIAKFIQEIELLHPFPDGNCRTFLTLTNHLLLYKGLLPTMIENPNFDGTYSYKEYAYEIKKGMECTKKLLENPNEKLYNYSIEEASAEEISKFKDMASKFISTIEKFSFEIPLNIEDSIYLTPENLTKITGGKWINFNPNILYSRVGTHSDARKGFISFFVSLSDWRKENLSSEVIMERINSCVKKGVNTIVVDREEYAKGLKIPVLVVDDVTSMLRKVAIEVREKVNPQTVFVGGTVGKTGFKIQLHTCLKDIVNTHAILNSGNIKLPILYSLASLKSDDKVEIVEVSGAAKYSWGVSRSKIISPNICVFTDINLVHMDIHKSVENLIRNKASAVEGLKENGICIVNNDALYAQELKTVIKEIREDAKIITFGESKENNAHIISKEFNSDDFSWNIKAMINEKEIEYKLPLFQNHAPIQSLGVLLVVDSLGYDIKEAALNYKNISTFQTMGRLFRITEEKKSFVFYDQSLRGSIQGMESALNDLKNFKIKGKKIALLGGSSIEEDGEFTKLQHEKLAKLLNESDIDLLYTTGPYLNYLHDNLNDELKSKLKLHSDDRELLVEDLIKNIENDDCVFVMGSAYLRLGNVGQYILSLGKREQIG